One Opitutia bacterium DNA segment encodes these proteins:
- a CDS encoding metallophosphoesterase family protein, with protein MRIAVLSDTHDRYPADLPARLAAADEIWHLGDVCEPEVLVEFEQLGKPLHVVLGNNEAHNLWPLELTLERAGWRFFLTHIPPRRAPRGAQFVLHGHTHVPRDEVDAAGVRWLNPGCVSRPNRGAPASFAWLTLEAGAPPEWKLMRL; from the coding sequence ATGCGCATCGCGGTCCTCTCCGACACGCACGATCGATACCCCGCCGATCTCCCCGCCCGGCTCGCGGCGGCGGACGAGATCTGGCATCTCGGTGACGTGTGCGAGCCCGAGGTGCTGGTGGAGTTCGAGCAGCTCGGCAAACCGCTGCACGTCGTGCTCGGCAATAACGAGGCGCACAATCTCTGGCCGCTGGAGCTGACGCTCGAGCGCGCGGGCTGGCGTTTTTTTCTCACCCACATTCCGCCGCGTCGGGCGCCGCGGGGAGCGCAGTTCGTGCTGCACGGGCATACGCACGTGCCGCGCGACGAGGTCGACGCGGCCGGCGTGCGCTGGCTGAATCCCGGCTGCGTCTCCCGGCCCAATCGCGGCGCGCCGGCGAGTTTCGCGTGGCTCACCCTCGAGGCGGGCGCGCCTCCGGAGTGGAAACTGATGCGTTTGTGA
- a CDS encoding GNAT family N-acetyltransferase: MQIVRFSAPQLVARLRDFENLLADAVAHGASIGFMLPLGDGEAKAYWENVAAQLAAEGKVLVAALGADGTLLGSGQIAFESRANGRHRAEIQKLMVLHAARGRGIGAALMRGLEAEGVRAGRTLLFLDTSVGASGAVRFYEKLGYTHCGGIPDYARDPDGTFATNAIFFKRI, encoded by the coding sequence ATGCAAATCGTCCGTTTCTCCGCCCCGCAGCTGGTCGCCCGCCTGCGGGATTTCGAAAATCTCCTCGCCGACGCCGTCGCCCACGGCGCATCGATCGGTTTCATGCTGCCGCTCGGCGACGGTGAAGCGAAGGCCTATTGGGAAAACGTGGCCGCGCAGCTGGCCGCGGAGGGCAAGGTCCTCGTCGCGGCGCTCGGTGCCGATGGCACGCTGCTCGGCAGCGGGCAGATCGCGTTCGAGTCGCGCGCCAACGGCCGGCATCGCGCGGAAATCCAGAAACTCATGGTGCTCCACGCGGCGCGCGGTCGCGGCATCGGCGCGGCGTTGATGCGCGGGCTGGAAGCCGAGGGCGTGCGCGCGGGTCGCACGTTGCTCTTCCTCGACACGAGCGTGGGCGCGAGCGGCGCGGTGCGCTTCTACGAGAAGCTCGGCTACACGCACTGCGGCGGCATTCCCGACTACGCGCGCGACCCCGACGGCACTTTCGCGACGAACGCAATCTTCTTTAAGCGAATTTAG
- a CDS encoding M48 family metallopeptidase has protein sequence MVNSGEQEFFQLGTAIAPSPEIIYVRSAQARRYRLTLRRDGVGVATIPLRGNEREAQRFVEQHRDWLERARARQAKRPRAAEIWTIGTHVLWRGEMHQVRVAVEGEKPQVSVAADVFRVASLEGDLRPTLEAHFARRAKIELPARTWELAAETGVDLKSVSVRNQRARWGSCSAAGGVSLNWRLVQTPDTVRDYIIYHELMHLKEMNHSERFWARVEEVCPWWKDAERWLKRNGSLLGL, from the coding sequence ATTGTGAATAGCGGGGAGCAGGAATTTTTTCAGCTGGGCACGGCCATCGCGCCGTCGCCTGAGATCATCTATGTGCGCAGCGCGCAGGCGCGGCGCTACCGGCTGACGTTGCGGCGCGACGGTGTGGGGGTGGCGACGATTCCCTTGCGCGGCAACGAGCGCGAGGCGCAGCGGTTCGTCGAGCAGCACCGCGATTGGCTCGAGCGCGCGCGCGCCCGCCAGGCGAAACGGCCGCGCGCCGCGGAAATCTGGACCATCGGCACGCACGTGCTCTGGCGCGGCGAGATGCATCAGGTGCGTGTCGCCGTGGAGGGCGAAAAGCCGCAGGTGAGCGTGGCGGCGGATGTGTTTCGCGTCGCGTCGCTGGAAGGCGACCTGCGGCCGACGCTCGAGGCGCATTTCGCCCGACGCGCGAAGATCGAGCTGCCCGCGCGCACGTGGGAACTCGCGGCGGAGACCGGCGTCGATTTAAAGAGCGTGAGCGTGCGCAACCAGCGCGCGCGCTGGGGCTCGTGCTCGGCGGCCGGCGGCGTGTCGCTCAACTGGCGGCTCGTGCAGACGCCGGACACGGTGCGCGACTACATCATCTACCACGAGCTGATGCACCTGAAGGAAATGAACCACAGTGAGCGCTTCTGGGCGCGCGTGGAGGAGGTTTGCCCGTGGTGGAAGGACGCCGAGCGCTGGCTGAAACGGAACGGCTCGCTGCTGGGGTTGTGA